A genomic window from Lycium barbarum isolate Lr01 chromosome 4, ASM1917538v2, whole genome shotgun sequence includes:
- the LOC132638441 gene encoding uncharacterized protein LOC132638441 has translation MDKYIARWKIGQPSSSSTHPSVASSIAPEIQMEIMALEIRRETFPSGVNLESLEADPGIRKPIVEYNPNIRDEVRRYYIQKRPCQPEVHDFPKTKFGKEMRQFNPNWYKGRCKWLEYSITKDVAYCLCCYLFQNEHESNENTSETYTKVGFKAWNKALERFRAHVGEVNSIHNKCFNRMLDLMNQSHSIQTAYDKKLEKDKSESRRRLSAQSM, from the coding sequence ATGGATAAGTATATCGCGAGATGGAAAATTGGGCAACCAAGTTCTAGTTCTACTCATCCATCTGTTGCTTCATCCATAGCTCCAGAAATTCAAATGGAAATCATGGCTCTAGAAATTCGAAGGGAAACATTTCCTTCGGGTGTTAATTTAGAATCTCTTGAAGCTGATCCAGGAATTAGAAAGCCTATTGTAGAATATAACCCTAATATACGTGATGAAGTTAGGAGATATTATATTCAAAAAAGGCCTTGCCAACCTGAGGTTCATGATTTTCCTAAAACTAAGTTTGGGAAGGAAATGCGCCAGTTTAATCCTAATTGGTATAAGGGTCGTTGTAAGTGGTTGGAGTACAGTATAACAAAAGATGTTGCATATTGTTTGTGTTGCTATTTGTTCCAAAATGAACATGAAAGTAACGAAAATACGAGTGAAACTTATACAAAAGTTGGCTTTAAAGCTTGGAACAAGGCTCTTGAAAGATTTAGAGCTCATGTTGGAGAGGTAAATAGCATCCACAACAAGTGTTTTAACAGGATGCTTGATTTAATGAATCAATCACACTCAATTCAAACTGCCTATGACAAGAAACTCGAAAAAGACAAAAGTGAATCGCGACGTCGCTTGAGTGCTCAGTCGATGTGA